From the genome of Ziziphus jujuba cultivar Dongzao chromosome 4, ASM3175591v1:
AATGTTTAATCTTTGATAACATAACAATTTTCCGTTTTTCAAAGAGATCTCTTTGTACATCTCTAAGTTTGTAAagtgttgttttgtgtgatctTCTAAAAGGGTTAATAAAATAGTCCATATTGTTTGTCAATGAACGGCGAACCAAAATGTAGATGGGTCTATAAATTAAAGTTGACTTCGGTTCTATTTTAATGTTTATAGGATGCAGAAGAATGTATTTGAAGAAGCCTTCTGAATTTAAACTTTAATGATCttagtatattttttttgtttcaaaaaataagcccaaaaaaaaaaaaaaaaaaaactgtcttCTGTTGGTCAtgcatttcttttatatttttccttttaaggtAATGagatttttcacaataatatattcaatgatttattaatatGATGTCAAAAGAAAATCATTTACCTTCGCATTGTACCGTTGGGATGCACCATTTTCCTCTTTTATAGAACTACCATAATTCATTACATCAAAGAAGATTTTAACATTAAGTATCCATAACAAATATTGTTGTCAAAACTATCAACAGTGGTAATTATATGGGAGCATTACCCAACATAAGGGTGGACTTGCCTTGGATTTTGGATTGGTCTTTCCAAAAAGGGCCTAATATAAATCTATAATGATCATTATGTAATtggattttttcaaaaagtaaatTGACTTAGACGAAGCGATTAGAACCTAAAGAGTACacttttgaattatatatatatatatatatatatatatattttgtagggATTGATTGTTCACTccattaattgtaatttttgggACAAACAGTTTGATCGTCTCAAATCCCCATGGATGCACCTTTGCAGGGGATTTTATATAGAAGCATTACCCAACATGAGGATGAGGCTAAGGTTTAAGTCCCGAATtggtttttcaataaataaccAAACGAAAATTTATAAGTCTGTAAAATTTATCCATTATTTAAAAGGATTAACCTAAAGAAGTGAGTTTGACTAAAGAATAAGCTATTGAGCTTGATTATAAATAGTTGATAGGAATTAATTCCATCCCTATCCCTCCCATTAATTGGAATTTTTGGAACAAAGAGTTGCATTATCCTAAATAATATAAACTCCAACTTTATAGGAATTGTCATTGCTAAAAAATTAATCGAACAATATAAAGAAACTATTTTGGCTAATACAAAAATGTCAATATAGTATAAAACTCACAatgtacatttcaaatattattcgatcaatacaaaaaaaagaaaaaacagaaatttGCGTAATATAGTCACAGTAACATAATTGTAAGATTTTATTGATACTTGAACACATTAAGaactatttttttagttaaCATATCAAGAATTAACGAGAGAGTAAATAAAactgaaaaacaaattaaaacaaatttagcGTACTTTACTCTCTTCTATCGCTTGTATTTTCCTTCTTGTCAATACCTCTATATAATAATAACCAATCTCCAGTGACAATAATATTCAATGGCTAAGGGTAAGGCTTCAAAGGTAACAAATTTTGGGATAAATGATAATTAACAAGAAATAATGACAGTGATTAAATGTAATTGAGGGTTACAAATACGAAGCATCCAACATTCCTAATTACATTTGAATATAAGGACCACCACCACAGTTCTCGAGCCCATCTCATCTACTAAACTTCTTCTAAAACCATGGTAAACTTAAACGATTTTTCTTACAGTTCTTTCCGTTTGGGTACTCAAAAAATtctgtaaattattatttgcagAAGTagaaaagatataaaatattgattaaaaaaaaaacaaaaaaggaaaatttgataaaacaaatccaataaaataataatttgattctTCCACCTATTACATGCACCCTCATATATTTTATCGAATAATGTCAAACCtgagatttaattaatatgaaaaatgaaaatatatatatatataatataaattatcagACACGAAGAGATGGTCAAACAAAAACCTGAGATAGGATTTTCATTTTACTTATGTACAATGGAAGCAGTTCCATATGCTGCTGAAATGACTTGGATTGAGAAATAGAATTTCCAGAACCAGCTCCATCTCTCTGTGTTTTTGGATCAAACCATACACAAAAATCCATGTGGTTTTTACTTCAAAATAAGATTTTCGACAACTTCAACTAACACCGATAACATACCAGCAGATGTAAAACAAACTCAACAACACAATTGAAATACACCACCATCATTCATCAACATGTGACCACTGACTTTGGATGGGATGAAGATTGCAATTGAGAAAGAGCAGTATCACTTTCTTCGTTCTCGTCGAAAACAATAGGGTTTCCAAATGCATGCTTCCTGTTAACCAAACAAGTAGAGGGTCAGAATTCCAATACATAGAAATCAATGatcttcaaaatttgaaaatgacaAAGTGGAAAAGAAACAGAAGGCTACTAGAAGCAGTGGAtgataaataagtttttttttttccttgataaattaaccaacaaAATCAATAACACTAGAAATTGCAGTTCCTAAACTATCATTCTCCAAGAGGAAAAAACTTGCAGGTGtcatttttcattcatttgtataTAAATACGCGGGAATACGACAAAGCCTATCAATAATTAGTACATTAACTTCTGATCTGTCCACATTTCCATTTAGCATAAACTGAATAAGTCGGTGGGATAAAATCATTTGTAAAGTTTCTTCTATAGACAAACATAGGTATAAATAAAGCATATCTGACCATCTAAATAAATACGGGATGGTCATGTTCACTATTTTAAGTCATTCCAAAACTTCATGTTCACCATTTTAAGTACGATTTCGTGAAGCCTATACAATGAAAATGTAACATACGGTCAAGTGAATCATAACCAAGAATGAATAATTGAGAacacaattattaaaaaacaaaaaaatgaaatgaaaatttttcagTATTCGCACTTTGATTGGCATGCCAATACCTCTACCAAACAACACTTCCACTCCAAAAAGAAAGAGATTAAGAGAGGGAAACAAAATGATGGTCCTACGCCATACCTCTGAGTTACCACACTCTCTTCTGACAATGCCTTTTCAAGCCTCTCCTCAAATGGGGTCGCATGCCAGCTCACTTTCTGATCCTGGAGGAGTAACAAGGACTTTAGAtgcttaattaaaaattaaaggccACGAAGAGTAAAGAGAGTAGCATGACATACCTCCTTGTACTTATTGGTGGAATTTGGTATTCCATTCCCATCCCACCACTTTGGTGAGATACGAGAGGGCTCATCTTCAATCCAATGAGCAGCTACCATCCCAATAATAGGTCTGTCCACGGGGGTTCTACCAGCATGAGGCCTAAAATTCTGATGATTGCGGTCTTGATTAGATGATACTGGCTTCAGCCAAGAGGATAAACTAGCTTCCACCTTGAGCTCCTTCCCAGATGAAGTTTCTTTTACCCCCTCTTTTGACTTAGGGGTTGCACTTTCAGCCTCCTCAAGAGATTCTCTTAGCTCATCTGAAAGTTGGTCGAAGTTGTAGTCATCTTCTTTCAGTGCTTTCCACTGTGAGGAACTTTGAACTGGGTTCAAAACTGAATACACATACTGGGACCTGATTCGAGACTTCCCATTTGGAAAACTTTCCATGTTTGCGGGGAAAACAGTTCCAGGTGTTTGCATCTCATCAGAAAGCTTTAGTGGTGTTGGATAAGGTAAAGGCTTTGTTATGCTCTGATTAGCTGGTGATTCAGACTTCCCTAAATTTTGGCTACAATATTCAGATGAAGAATCTCTGGAAGACGATAAATCAAAATCACATTCGAAGCGCACAGTTTTGCTTCTGCACTGATCTGTGGCTGAAATCCATGGCGACACCAAAGTTGCAATCTTCTCGGTCTCATTAGCATGCACCTTGGCCGCCATATGAACACTACTCATTCCACTGCCTTCACAGCTGTTAGAGACACTTCCACTACTCTGTACGTTTGATAAACAgctatggaaaagaaaaaaatggaggaCAAAAATCAGGATCCACTTAAATgtgtaaaaattatatgtaagaAATGCAACACTCGGTGCCAAATTTCATCCATATGACATATACCATGCGACAGGCCTACAGAaattgaaaagaacaaaaaaaccaaaaactggATCTGATGACTCTAACTCTGTACCATCAATTCAAATTGATCATATAAAAGACAGTGGTGAGATGGCCTCAATAGGATATAGAAAGTTTGGGGTACAACCTGCTAGGTGTATGCTCTGAAAGATCTGACCCCTTGCCCCTTTCTTCAGAGATTTTAATGGGTGTGGGGGGTTGATCTGGCTGATTCTCCAACTGAAGCTTCTTAATGGATGTGTTGTGAAGccatgaattaaattttgaatgttCTGCTGTATCTCCATCATGAAGGGGTGAACCATTCAACCTCGATGCTTTCCGAATTTCTACTGGAGTCTCCACCAAAGTACCACAAGCTTTCAAAAACTTTGCCTGCAGAATAAATTCTATATGTCAAATAGATAAAACTTCCAAAAAACCCACAATTCAATCTAGTAAAAAGTAACCAAAAGCCAAAAATTCCCCTTTTAGGCTCTAGGATAGCCAGACTAATTGCAAAAGTGACTAAACTTTAAGAGATTCCTTCCATTACATCTAATTTCTCTTATAATTTTATAGCAATGCATCagcaaggaaacaaaaaattactaCCCTAAGCAGCTACCACGATTTTGTGTCAAACTGAGATAAATTAACTCTTCAATTACTTTATCAAGCAACAGGAATGAATGTATAAACAATTCATAAAATCATGTGCAGAGATGGAAAATATATCTAACAAAAAACaacgaaaagaaaattaaatataatagtaaATCACATCTGGATACCTCATTTTTGAGCTCGTTATCAATCGTTGGAGAACCAAAACAAGCAGATTTGCTATCCTTACATGGAGAATCTTCTTTGTCTttaaaatgaggaaaaaaaatcgaagattaatttttttttttaaataataataataatcaccaATTTAGATTTGATTTTCAGGGAAAAACTGTGGGAGTAAATATGATGGAAAGAAGTGGTGTACCTTCGGAAGAGAATAGAGACGACAAACGATTTTGTGATACGACTTCCTGAATAAAaccaaacagaaaagaaaatgagaaagcGATATAAGAATTCACCGGTCCTCTATTTGGCGGCTGAGAAAGAATATGTTTTTTCTTCTACTTTCACGATTTTGGCGTAAACTGAACGGAATTCTAATTTTCTACAATAATCTGTGCTGGAAAACGTAAAAAGACAACAAAGAGACAGAGTTTTCATTTTGTTCTAAGAAATTCCCTTTTATTTCTGTTCTGCTAATTTCAACATACAATTTCTCAACTTTTAATCAATTTACTAAGCAACCAAACAGtggtttggaaaaaaatttaaaaaaaaaaaaaattatggcaaTTACCTTAGGggggaaaacaaaaacaaaaaaaaaaaaaaaaaaaaaacgtaactccaattttatttcatttcatttaagAATTTGCCGAGCAACTTGACAGAAAGAATTGATAAGATAAAATCGTTGAATTATACCGTTGGTATAGAACGAGAAGTTTCGGAGACGAGGTTAGCTCTACAACGGTGTCGATGGTGGTGGTCGTGGTGGCGGCGGTCATCTTTGTCCCTAAAGCAACCAAAAAAGCAGCCCATTGCTCTTGAAATCGATCTGTCAAGAAACCCCACCACCGATCTACAAACAGAACCTAGATCACGGTTCAACAGCGAGCATAACAtggattttcataaaataaaaaatcaataatttggaaaattcgatttccaaaaaaaaagaaaaagaatcagaaaaagaaaattaaaaccctagctTTTCTTGGGGTTTAATCAGAGATTTTGTGGatgtaaaagagagagagagttgttgggtcgtttttgaaatttgaactAACAAAAACGAGGGAAAGAGGTACGTctctctaaaataataataacttttttgtgggttttgaccttttttttttttttcttatactaCTCGATAAACAGGTCCACTAAAAAGCTTGTACTCGCTCTTTTAAAATAGCCACGTGTTGAAATTTGGATAAATTGGTGATTTCGATACTGCTGATTTTCCAGTAGAAGAGCGCGCGTGTTGTTTAGATTTTGAATGTGAATGTGGGGAAGATTTTGTTGAAAGCAAAGAATGTTTCTGTGATCATTACGGGCTTTTAATGGATTGGATTCGTAACGTCTAATTTTGCTCTTACTTTGTATTAATATTTtgcccttttatatatatatatatatatatattgttttaaatacGTAAGCAAATTAATGTGTATATTTACAAAGATATTCAAGATTTTGctttcattattataattatgcaATACGTCAAAAAGgatccaaaaattaataagataaGTGATTTCAGACTTTGCATGAATAATGAACCTCCAAATCGAAATTCAAATTTCACACAAGGTGTGGAAAGATGGACTTGtaattggattttattattattattattatttgttttaataaaatcaaagattttgatggaaataacaattgaaaagagttttttttttctttttcctttttttgttttttttttgttttaccatttatatgaaataaaatattattctgTTACTAAACTCAAGGGGCTCGAAGTACACTTGACAcacctcaaatatatatatatatatatatttgaataaactTCACAGTCACacaacttaaaaaatatatattcttagattgttatatcttttttttttttttggggagaatattgttaaatgttttttaagttttaaaatatcaaccaacacaaaaataaataaataaatcatacttcatttttttttatatatgtgtatatatatatatatatatcttgaggTGAAGCAATTCAAATTCAGATAAgaagaaataatttattattgaattattcTATTCACCAAATTATActtttatacttttatataaACTGTCGGACTAATGAGTGATAATTACAACTACTGgtaaatagtttatttttagAATCAAACCTCATATGAcatacttaaataaaaaaattttaaaaaaaaaagcttataagacataatatttgttaatatttcaaaatagttTATCAAGTAGGGTTgacttaatttataaaacactcACACATACAATTGGGAAGTAGAAAGTTGTAGGTTCAAAAcaccaaattttaaaagagaGTTATTATAttgatcttaaaaaaaaaaaaatccaaaataggtttcctatttaataatataatggaTAAACCAAGATTGTCCCATGCTACTATCCATATATATGACTCTTTTTATATTGCCTTAATaatcaaaagtaaaataattatacgAAGCAAAATATTTGTACTTGatcttaaaaaatttacaataacactaaatttatcaaaatattcattgaataaattactaaatgatatggtaaattgaaaacaagaaaactattttttattggatAGTTTTCAAAATCA
Proteins encoded in this window:
- the LOC107416586 gene encoding protein JASON → MLCSLLNRDLGSVCRSVVGFLDRSISRAMGCFFGCFRDKDDRRHHDHHHRHRCRANLVSETSRSIPTEVVSQNRLSSLFSSEDKEDSPCKDSKSACFGSPTIDNELKNEAKFLKACGTLVETPVEIRKASRLNGSPLHDGDTAEHSKFNSWLHNTSIKKLQLENQPDQPPTPIKISEERGKGSDLSEHTPSSCLSNVQSSGSVSNSCEGSGMSSVHMAAKVHANETEKIATLVSPWISATDQCRSKTVRFECDFDLSSSRDSSSEYCSQNLGKSESPANQSITKPLPYPTPLKLSDEMQTPGTVFPANMESFPNGKSRIRSQYVYSVLNPVQSSSQWKALKEDDYNFDQLSDELRESLEEAESATPKSKEGVKETSSGKELKVEASLSSWLKPVSSNQDRNHQNFRPHAGRTPVDRPIIGMVAAHWIEDEPSRISPKWWDGNGIPNSTNKYKEDQKVSWHATPFEERLEKALSEESVVTQRKHAFGNPIVFDENEESDTALSQLQSSSHPKSVVTC